The genomic region CCAAGGCGCTCGTCGTGTTCATGAGCGATCACCCGCGCAGCAGCGAGGCCTGGACGACGTTGCGAAAGGTCCAGGCGGACGAGGCGCGCAACTGCGCGCTGATCGGCAAGTTGCTCGAACAAGCCGGCACACCTTACAGCCACGAAACCGGCGAGTTCTATGCCAAGGCGATCGCCGTCAACGGGCCGATAGAACGAATCGAGTTCCTCGTGAAAGGTCTGCGCTGGGCCGTTCGCGCCATGGACGAAGGGTTGAAGTCCCTGGACGGCGCGCCTGGAAGTACGTTCCTGAAAATGCGCGATTCACATCTACGCAGCATCGCGGCGTGCGAGTCACTGGCGCGCTCCCTGCGCGCGAGTTAGGCGGATATGCGATTCAACCATGCCTTCGAGCCTTGAGTTCGCCCCGGCCAGAGTGGACCTGGAACGGCGTGCCGACGGCAGCATGCTGCTGCGCTCGCCGCAGCCGCTCGGCGTACCGGCGCGGTGCGTCACCACCTGGCTGATGGATTGGTCGGTGCGGGCGCCCGAGAGGACTTTTCTCGCCGAAAGAAAAGGCGACGCCTGGCGCAGGATCAGCTACCGCGATGCCTACGGCGCGGCCCGCAGGATCGGCC from Pseudomonadota bacterium harbors:
- a CDS encoding feruloyl-CoA synthase; the encoded protein is MPSSLEFAPARVDLERRADGSMLLRSPQPLGVPARCVTTWLMDWSVRAPERTFLAERKGDAWRRISYRDAYGAARRIG